From Chionomys nivalis chromosome 21, mChiNiv1.1, whole genome shotgun sequence, a single genomic window includes:
- the Cibar2 gene encoding CBY1-interacting BAR domain-containing protein 2: MNVVLSRDSQVKAMENTVTNAERYFGQFCSLLASYTRKTARLRDKADQLVKQLMDFANTENPELRATMRDFAEDLAKVQDYRQAEVERLEAKVISPLKLYGAQIKQTQADIKKCKRVQNNEIKQLEKLEKLRQKSPSDRQMISQAETSAQRASVDTNRSTHHLAETVDAFQEQKLKDLRRIFSDFVTIEMVFHAKAVEVYSSAFRTLESYDLERDLQDFRAKMHGIYGHGEARPPTDTSPSQSVPWPLASQSVQSTVAHQGKDEEESEADSVEEIPLEDLKGQQHGHRD; encoded by the exons GGACAGTCAGGTGAAGGCCATGGAGAACACTGTGACCAACGCTGAGAGGTATTTCGGTCAGTTCTGTTCGCTGCTGGCCTCCTACACGCGCAAGACAGCCCGGCTGCGTGACAAGGCCGACCAGCTGGTGAAGCAGCTCATGGATTTTGCCAACACTGAGAACCCGGAGCTTCGGGCTACCATGCGAGACTTTGCCGAGGACCTGGCCAAAGTGCAGGATTACCGGCAGGCAGAG GTTGAGAGGCTGGAGGCCAAGGTCATCAGCCCTCTGAAGCTCTATGGAGCCCAGATAAAGCAGACCCAG GCAGATATCAAGAAATGTAAACGTGTCCAAAATAATGAGATCAAGCAACTGGAAAAGCTGGAGAAATTAAGGCAGAAGTCACCCTCAGATCGACAAATGATT t CCCAGGCGGAGACCAGTGCACAGagggcctctgtggacaccaacCGCTCTACCCATCACCTGGCAGAGACAGTGGATGCCTTCCAGGAGCAGAAGCTGAAGGACCTCCGG AGAATCTTCTCTGACTTTGTGACCATCGAGATGGTCTTCCACGCAAAGGCAGTGGAGGTGTATTCCAGTGCTTTCAGGACCCTGGAGAGCTACGACCTGGAGCGAGACCTGCAG GACTTCAGAGCCAAGATGCATGGAATTTATGGCCATGGTGAAGCTCGGCCACCCACAGACACCAGCCCCTCTCAATCTGTCCCTTGGCCTCTTGCCAGCCAG AGCGTTCAGAGCACCGTGGCACACCAGGGAAAAGACGAGGAGGAGAGCGAGGCAGACTCTGTGGAGGAGATCCCCCTGGAGGACCTCAAGGGACAGCAGCACGGACACCGTGACTAG